One region of Trichosurus vulpecula isolate mTriVul1 chromosome 1, mTriVul1.pri, whole genome shotgun sequence genomic DNA includes:
- the LOC118834082 gene encoding plasminogen activator inhibitor 1 RNA-binding protein-like, whose product MPGHLQEGFGCVVTNRFDQLFDDESDPFEVLKAAENKKKEGGGGGGGGGGGGPGPKSAAQAAAQAGAGGGGGGGAPGKPLRKESQKDRKNPLPQQPAPPSAAAAAGSATAAANAADKKDEAPPPPAALKKEGIRRVGRRPDQQLQGEGKPIDRRPERRPPRERRFEKSIEEKGEGGEFSVDKPIIDRPIRGRGGPGGRGRGGRGRGMGRGDGFDSRGKREFDRHSGSDRSSFSHSHFSGLKHEDKRGGSGSHNWGTVKDELTDLEQTTVTEETPEGEEHPVADTENKENEVEEVKEEGPKEMTLDEWKAIQNKDRAKVEFNIRKPNEGADGQWKKGFVLHKSKSEEAHTEESVMDHHFRKPANDITSQLEINFGDLGRPGRGGRGGRGGRGRGGRPNRGSRTDKSSASAPDVDDPEAFPALA is encoded by the coding sequence ATGCCCGGCCACCTGCAGGAAGGCTTCGGCTGCGTCGTCACCAACCGGTTCGACCAGCTATTTGACGACGAATCGGACCCCTTCGAGGTGCTGAAGGCGGCCgagaacaagaagaaggaaggcggcggcggcggcggcggcgggggcggcGGCGGGCCCGGGCCCAAGAGCGCGGCGCAGGCCGCGGCCCAGGCCGGCGCGGGCGGCGGGGGCGGCGGGGGCGCGCCCGGGAAGCCGCTGCGCAAGGAGTCGCAGAAGGACCGCAAGAACCCGCTGCCGCAGCAGCCCGCGCCGCccagcgccgccgccgccgccggctCGGCCACAGCCGCAGCCAACGCGGCCGACAAGAAGGACGAGGCCCCGCCGCCGCCCGCCGCGCTCAAGAAGGAAGGGATAAGACGAGTTGGTAGAAGGCCTGACCAGCAACTTCAGGGTGAAGGAAAACCAATTGACAGGAGACCTGAAAGGCGACCACCTCGTGAGCGACGATTTGAAAAATCGATTGAAGaaaagggtgaaggaggagaattTTCAGTTGATAAGCCTATCATCGACCGGCCGATCCGAGGTCGTGGCGGTCCTGGGGGAAGAGGACGTGGTGGCCGTGGCCGTGGAATGGGCAGAGGAGATGGTTTTGACTCTCgtggaaagagagaatttgataGGCATAGTGGAAGCGATAGATCTTCTTTCTCACATTCACATTTCAGTGGTCTGAAGCACGAGGACAAACGTGGCGGAAGCGGCTCGCACAATTGGGGAACGGTCAAAGACGAGTTGACTGACTTGGAGCAAACCACTGTGACCGAGGAGACACCTGAGGGAGAAGAGCATCCAGTGGCTGatacagaaaataaagaaaatgaagtggAGGAGGTAAAGGAGGAGGGCCCGAAAGAAATGACCTTGGATGAGTGGAAGGCTATCCAGAACAAGGACCGGGCAAAAGTAGAATTTAATATCCGCAAACCCAACGAGGGCGCCGATGGGCAGTGGAAGAAGGGATTTGTGCTCCACAAGTCCAAGAGTGAGGAGGCTCACACTGAAGAATCTGTGATGGATCATCACTTCCGTAAGCCCGCCAATGATATCACATCCCAGCTGGAGATCAATTTTGGAGACCTTGGTCGCCCGGGACGTGGCGGCAGAGGTGGGCGAGGCGGGCGTGGACGTGGTGGACGGCCCAACCGCGGAAGCAGAACTGACAAGTCAAGTGCTTCTGCTCCTGATGTAGATGACCCAGAGGCTTTCCCGGCTCTGGCCTAA